The Rubrobacter tropicus nucleotide sequence CGGTGAGGCGCAGGAGGAAGACCGTGGAGATGGTCAGGAGGGCCACGATGGCGCCGTCGACGCCCGCGTTGGTGAGGAGGACGTAGACCGTGGCGCCGGCTATGGCTGCGGTGGCGTAGACCTCGCGGCGCAGGACCAGGGGCACCTCCGAGCAGAGCACGTCGCGCATCATCCCCCCGGCGACGCCGGTTATGGTCCCCATCAGGACGACTATGGGGGCCGGGACGCCGGCCTCGTAGGCCGTCGTGGCCCCGATGAACGTGAAGACCGCGAGGCCGAAGGCGTCGGCGACCAGCAGCGAGTATCGTGGGGGTCGCAGGAAGCGGGCGTAGGCGAGGGTAGCGGCGGCGGCGAGGACGCTGACCAGCAGGTAGGTCGGGTCTTCTATCCAGAAGATCGGACGCCGGTCGAGAAGCAGGTCGCGCACGGTCCCGCCGCCGATGGCGGTGATGACGGCCACGACGAGGACGCCGAAGAGGTCCATCCTCTTGCGGCCGGCCGTCAATGCCCCGCTGATGGCGAAGACCGCGACCCCGAAGAGGTCTACGACGTAGAGCGCCATGCGGGTAGCTCGGAGGCCGCCAGCAGGCGGGCTTTGGCGTCGGGGGCGGGTTGGGAGGGCCTGCGCCCCAGGGATACGAGGCGTTCCAGCCGGGTAAGTCTCTGACGCGCGGGCTTCGGCTTTTCCCACAACTCCGCGCGAAGGACGCCGTCTTCCGCCATGACCCTTACGTGCGTGAGCACGAACTTCGAGACGAAGACCGGCGGGCCCTTAAGGCGCGGTGAGACAGGCTGCAGCTGGCGCAGCCAGCACCCCGAGTTGACCAGCGCGCAACGCCGGCCGCCGGGGCGTTCGATCTCGTGGAGGGAAGGCAGGTGCGTGTGACCAGAGACGAAGACGTCCACGGTGGCCGGGTCCAGAGACGGGGCCATCGGCGGCCTCGCTTCTCCCTTCGCTATCCCCTCGATCTTCTTCCGGGATGCCTCGGCCGGCGAATAGTGGGGCCCTCCGCCTTGAGCCCCCTTGCCCGGGCTCACCGCGTTCAGGGTCCTGCGCACGACGTGCCGGATCACCAGGAAAAAGACGGCGAAAACGAGCAAGACCACGAGCCCGAAGACGGCGAGGTCCAGGAAGAGCTCGTGTATCCGGGGCAACTCGCCCGAGGCCCCCAGAAACCCGCCTCCCTGGGAGAGGGCCAGCAGGTAGGCCGCGGTCCTGTAGAGGGCGTAGGCCACGAGCAGGGGCAGGAGCAGGTAGGAGATCACCTTCCCGACAAAGTCGTAGAAGTAGCGCCCGGCGACCCAGCCCGGTATCGCGACCAGCGGGTAGACCATCTTTATCTCGGAGAGGTCCAGGCCCGGAGACACCTCGCCATAGGGCGCCACGCGCCGGGTGAAGTCCATGACCACGTGGTGCCCGAGCGGCGTATCTAAACTGTCCGAGTAATCCTCGACGACGTTGACCGGGTCCAACTGGTTGCCGTGCTCGCAATAAACGACGCGCCGTTCTCCGCCTACCTCCATCGAAGCCAGGTAGCTGTAGGCGAACTCGTCCACGAGCCCGACCGCCTTCAGGGTCTCCTGGATCTCCGGGTTCCACCACGCCTCGGCGTCGTGGTTGCCCGGCAGGTAGACCACCCGCTTTCCTTCCCGGGACCTGAAATTCTTCAGGGAGTCGAAGAGGTCGAGGTACTCCGGCCGCGACATGGTCAACGAGGCCCGGTTCGTCCCCTCGGGCACATCGCCTATCTGAAGGAAGTCGAAGAAGTCCCCGGCGAGTATCAGCTCGACGGGACGGTTGAATGCCGCCAGCTCCTCGAAAAGGGTTTCGAGCTCCGCGGGCGACTCGAACCCGTCGCACCCGGGGTCCCCCCCGATGTGGGAGTCCGAGACGAAGACCATCACCGTGTCTTCCGGCAGCTCTGGCACGGGCCAAGTATATCTAGCACGAACCCCGCGGGTTCTGGCTTCGGTGGCCCGTCGTGCTAGGCTAGCGCTCGTCTCGGAGGCTAGATCCCAAGGAGGACTTATGGAGTACCGGCGTCTCGGGCGTTCCGGATTGTTCGTCTCGTCGCTCACCCTCGGCACGATGACCTTCGGCGGCAGCGGGCCTTTCAGCAAGGTCGGCTCGACCGACGTGGCCGGGGCCACCCGGCAGGTGGACATGTGCCTCGATGCCGGGGTCAACCTCTTCGACACCGCGGACATCTACTCCTCGGGCGAATCCGAGGAGATCCTGGGCCAGGCCATCTCGGGCCGCCGCGACCAACTGCTGCTCGCGACGAAGGCGCGTTTCCGAACGGACGAAGGCCCGAACGGGGCGGGCCTCTCGCGCCACCACATCATCCGCGCCTGCGAGGAGAGCCTCAGGCGCCTGGGCACGGACCACATCGACCTCTATCAGGCCCACGAGTGGGACGGCGTGACCCCGCTCGAAGAGACGCTCGAAGCCTTCGACACGCTCGTCCGGTCCGGCAAGGTGCGCTACGTCGGCTGCTCCAACTACGCCGGCTGGCAACTGATGAAGGCGCTCGGGGTGTCCGAGAGGCACGGCTACCAGCGGTACGTGAGCCAGCAGATCCACTACACCCTCGAAGCGCGCGAGGCCGAGTACGAACTCCTCCCGCTCTCCCTCGACCAGGACTGCGGCATCCTCATCTGGAGCCCGCTCGCTGGCGGTCTTCTCTCCGGCAAGTACCGCCGGGACCAGGATGCCGCCGAGGGCCGCCGCTTCGAGGGCTGGGACGAGCCCCCCATCCGCGACGAAGCCCGCCTCTACGACATCATAGACGCCCTCGTCGAGGTCTCCGAAGGACGCGGCGTCTCCGCTGCCCAGGTCGCCCTCGCCTGGTTGCTCGGCCGTCCCGGCGTCTCCTCGCTAGTCGTGGGAGCCCGCACCGACGAGCAACTCGCGGACAACCTCAAGGCCGCCGACCTGAAGTTGTCCGACGAAGAGCGCAAGCGTCTCGACGATGTCAGCGCCCCGCCGCTCATTTACCCGTTCTGGCACCAGCTAAAGACGGCTTCGGACCGCCTCGGCCCGGCCGACATGCCGCTAATGGGACCGTATCTGGATTAGCTTTCGACGTTTGGTTATCGGTTCTCGGCAAGAAACGAACGCGACCTGACCCTTCGAGGGGGATGCGCGTCCCGGGCGGCGGACTCTCTTATTTGTTGGTCTGGGATCGGGGCCTGACGAGCCTGACCTCGACTTCCAGGTCGAGGTCCTTCCAGGCTCCGTCCGTGGTCAAGACGGGGAGTTCTAGCTGCCGTCCCAGGGCCAGGCATGCCCGATCCGCCAGCGAAAGACCCCTGGATTTCGTCAGGGGACGCAGCATCCCTGCCCGGAACGCCAGTTCCCGGTCGAAGTCGCGTATGTCCAGGCCCAAACCCCCGACCGCTTCCCTGATGGTCTCTTCGGGCATGCCCGCGTCGGCGAGCTTCGCCGCCACTTCGGACAGGTTGACCGCGCCCATCGCGGCGCTGGGCACGACCCGGGCTACCTCCTCGTGCCCGCGCTCCTGCTGCAGCAACGCGAGCAGGGCCGAAGCGTCCAGAACGACCTCACTCACGCGCGGCCTGCGCTCTTCTCTCCGAGATCAACTCGTCCGAGAGGTTGCGCGCCGCCGGAACGTAACGCCGCACGAGAGCCTGCGCCCGCGCCACGGCCTGGGCGGGCGTAGAGATGTGCAAGCCCTCCTCATCCAGACGCACCAGTACCTCGTCGCCGGGCTTCAACCCCAACCGCCGACGGTACTCCGTAGGTATGACCAGTCTGCCACCCTGTCCCAGTTTTGTCTTGATCTCACTCATGCGCCATCTTTGCGACACTCTACCACGAAAACATGACTTGCCACCGGCGAGAAAAAGTGGCCATCACCGCAAGCGTATAATGCCGGCTGTGATCGTGGACAGCGCCATCTACGTCGACGGCAAGCGGGCCGTCGAGCCCGGGTCTCTGGAAGAGATCTACGACGCCTGCCGCAGCCGGGAGGGCATAGCCTGGATCGGCCTGTACAAGCCGACGGCCGAGGAGTTCGAGTCCGTGGCCGAGGAGTTCGAGCTGCACCCGCTGGCCGTGGAGGACGCGCTCGACGCCCACCAGCGGCCGAAGCTCGAGCGTTACGGCGAGACGCTCTTCGTCGTGCTCAGGCCGGCGCGTTACGTGGACGAGAGTGAGACGGTCGAGTTCGGGGAGACGCACGTCTTCGTCGGCAAGAGCTTCGTCATCACCGTGCGCCACAGCGAGGTGCCGGACCTCAGCGAGGTGCGGCAGCGGCTCGAGGAGGACCCCGAGCTGCTGCGGCGGGGGCCGGAGGCCATACTGCACGCGATCATGGACCAGGTGGTCGACGATTACGGCCCCGTCGCGGACGGCCTCGAGAACGACATACAGGAGATAGAGTCCCAGGTCTTCGGGGGGAGCGCCGACGTTTCGCGTCGGGTGTACGAGCTCTCGCGGGAGGTGATTCAGTTCCAGAGGGCGGCGGACCCGCTCAACGAGGTGCTCGGTGCCCTTATGCGGGGTGAGATCATAGACGTAGACTCCGAGGTCGGCCGCTACCTCCGCGACGTCCAGGATCACGCCCAGCACGTCTCGGACCGCCTCTCCGGCTACCGCGAACTCCTCCAGAGCATCCTGAGCGTCAACCTCACGCTCGTCAGCCTCTCCCAGAACGAGCAGGTAAAAAAGATCTCGGCCTGGGCCGCCATCCTCTTCGCCCCAACCCTCATAGGCACCGTCTACGGCATGAACTTCGACCACATGCCGGAACTCCACTGGCTACTCGGCTACCCCTTCGCCCTCATGCTCATGGTCCTCACCTCGGTGCTGCTCTACTTCGTCTTCAAACGCCGCGGCTGGTTGTAGAGGCTCCAGGCAACAGGTTTCAGGATGTTCCGGGTGCCCGTAGGCCGGCGCGTGTTCTCTTGACCGTTTGGGCGGGCAGACCGCCGCTGGTACGGGATGGCTTCATCTCCTGGCGGCACGAAAAAGCGGCCCCTTCGGGGGCCGCTTCGCTTCGAACGCTTCGGCGCTTTAGGTGTTGCGGCGCCTGCGGTTGCGACGCCTGCGCCGACGACGCCTCTTGCCGCCGCCGGAGTTGCTGTCGCCGCTCTTGCTGCCGTCCCGAGCGCTGGTCCGGGCCGGGGCCATCTGCGTGAACTTGGCCATTACTCTCACCTCCTGGGTGCTGGTACTCGGTTAACCTTACGAACCCTATGATGCCGGCCGGACATTAGGCGTCCATTACAGGAGGGTGAGGGTTCTCTCATCCGCAAAATATGGGAGAACCCGACGAGTTCGAAGACATGGGGTCGCAAAATATGACCCCATGCCCGCCGCAGGAAAGCACCGATCTCTAAAGGCTGGCTAACCGCCTTTGGAGTAATCGACCAGCGCCGCACGGCCGCCGGCGCCGTCGGTGTGGACGCTAAGCAGTGGCCCGACGTTCGGGGCGTAGAATTTCAGCTCCTGGACCTTCGGCTCGGTCGGGACCAGGTCGCGGGTCATAAGGACGTCCTTGTCGAAGAAGCCGTAGGGGACCTGGACCTGCTCCTCGCCGACGGTGATGACCGAGGCCTTGTCTTCGGCCTCGCCCTCGTAGTACTCCTGACGGTAGGAGAGGCCCGGCTCGGGATTGGCCGGCATGGCTATACCGGGCTGCGCCCCGTCTACGCCGGCCTCGAAGGAACCCGAGTGGTCCGCGACCTTGCCGTTCTTGTAGTTGGTGACGTACTCGCCGAGGTACCAGATGTTGCCGGCCCTGTCCTGGGCATACCAGTCGTCCGTGATCTCGACCGGCGTGCCGTTCTCGGTGACCGTGTCGCGGATGACACGGGCCTCTACGCCGTTTGCGATCATCTTCGTCTCGTCCGTGACCTCGACGACGACGTGCTCTTTCGTGCCCTCTGTGTCGGTCTCGCTATAGACCCACTTGTTGCCCGGGGCCATCGGCCAGTAGGGGTTGTCTATGTTGATGGAGAAGTCGGCCGGGTCGAGCTTCACGGGCTCGCTTCCCCGGGGCAGACCTCCCCGGCCGCCGGGTTCCGGGGCCGTGGCGGCCGGTGCCGACTTGCCCGGGCTCTCGTCCTTCTCCGACGTCGTCGACGCATCGGCCCCGCACGCGCCCGTCGCGAGTGCCGCCGATAGGCCGATACCGAGCAGGGTCGCGGCCAGCAGGCGCCTCGACCCGGGGTGTTGGGCAGGGGCTTCTAGGCGGCGTCGCATGTCGTTCTCCCGTGTTCGGTGCCGTCAGGTGGGATCAGTCGTCGCCGGGCCCGTCTTCGTCGTTCGGCCCGTCGTCGTCGGCCTCCTGACCGATCACGTTATGGTCGCTGTCCAGATGCACCTCGACCTGGCTGCCGTCGTCGCGCCTGACCTCGACCTCGAAGAGACCGGCGCCGCCCTCATCCTCCCGCTCGACCCCGGTGACGGTCCCGCCACCCACGGCCTCGAGCGCCGCGCCCTTCGCATCCTCGGCTTTCGGCCCCGTTACCTGCTCCCCGGCGTCGCCCCCGGTGGCGTACGCGATCCCGGCCCCCCCGCCGACAACCAAGACGGCCACGGTCGCCGCGCCGGCGACTAGTTTCTTCCTGTCCACCATCTCCACTCCGTTCGTCGTGTGCCTGCGGAATAGAGTATGGCGCCCAAACCTGAGCGGGGCCTGAGAGGCGGCTTAGAGGAGCATTAAAGCGGGTTACGGAGGCATAAAGCCTCCGCAACCCGCGCGGCGGTCAGTAGTCAGCGCGCTCCGGCTTCGCCTCCGCCCTTAGCCTTCGGCTTTTCTTGCCCTTGCTGAAAGCCGACCGCTGACAGCTGAAAGCTCTGCAGAGAGGTTCATCCTCTCTGCAAAATCAGGCGTCGAGCACCACGTCCGAGAGGGGGCTGCCGATGCAGATCAGGCGCAGGCCCTTCTCCAGTTCCTCGTCGCCGATGGCGAAGGCCATGTCCTGGTCGATCTCACCTTCCAGGCACTTCTGGATGCACGTCGTACACGTGCCGCTGCGGCAGTCGTAAGGAAGCGTGAGCCCGGCCTCCTCCGCCGCTTCGAGGATGTACTCGTCCTCCGCAACGTCGATGGTGAGGCCGCTCTTCTTGAAGGTGACTTTGTGCATTTTAGCCATCAGCCGTCAGCTTTCAGCTCTTGCCGTCGGGGAAGAGCTTGGTTGGTTACGACGACGAGATGAAAGGAGGCCCCCACCGGAGGACCTCCCACACCGGAATAGAGTTCCGAGCCGAGACAACTTGCTGATAGCTGACCGCTGAAAGCTACCTCTGCTCGAACTCTTCACCGGGTGCGCCGCAAACCGGGCACTCCTCGGGGGGCTGTATGCCCTCCATCTCCTCGCCGCAGGTGCCGCAGATCATCGTTACGGTCATGGGCGGGTGCGGGGCCTCGCCGTTCTCGGCCTCGATCTTCTCGCCGGTGTCTTTGGCGAGGTCCGCTATGGAGACCTTGCCGGTTATGACGTCTTCCATAGTGGTGCGGGCGCCGCTGAGGGAGTCCTCGACGAGGGGGAGGTCTATGTGGGTGACGCCTCGCTCGCGGGCGAGCTTCTCGGTCATGTTGCGCGAGATGTTCCGCATGAAGCCCTTGGGCGCCCGGTCGAGGCGATCTATTGCCTCCTGTGTCCAGGTGAACTCTTTCGAGCCGCCCTCGGGAACCAGCGCACCAGCCTTCTGGAAGGCGGAGTGGTCGATGGGGCACTTGGCGCCGGTGGTCTCCTGGACCTGTTCTTTGGCGTGGGAGACGGGGCAGCCGCCGGATTTGACCTCGGGGGCCTCGCGGCCGGTCTCCTCGCGGTACTGCTGCTCGACGTACTCGCGGGTGATGGTCGAGTAGCCCTTCTTGAGCGCGCTCTTCTCTACACGCGCCCTTACGCGGCGCTTCTCCTGCCACTCTTCGAGGGAGTCGAGCAGGGCCGTCGCGTCCTCTGTCCAGTGGAGCTCGCGGCCGTCGTAGACCTCGGAGAGGTTCATCGTCTCGTCGCCCGCGGTCGTGGCTATCTCGGCGTCCACCGCGTGGAAGTGGGTGGGGCCGGAGCCGCAGACGGGGCACCTGGCCGGCTTGCCCTTCGCCACGTAGCGGCAAACGTCGCACTCGAAGCGGTCCTGGCCCTGGGCTGCGCGGTGGATCTCATCCTGCACGTCGGCGGAGACGCCTTCGATGTCGCCCTGGTCCTCTGACTTCCCGAACCCGCCGCGGCCGGCTTCGAGGATCTCGTCCTTCGTAACCTCGCCGTTGCCGTTCTTGTGACCGTTGCCGTTGGCCTTGCCGTTGGTGGCGCTGTTGCCGTTTGCCTTATCGGCGGTGCGCTCGTCGAAGTCCTTGAAGAGCGAGTCGATGGGCTTCTCCTCGCCCATTGCCTCGGCCTCGCGCATCTGGTCGCCGATGGCGCGCATGGACTCCATGGCGCCGGGGGGGAGGATGCTCTTTATTACCTCGTCTATAACGCCCGTTGTGATTACCGTGTAGCCCTTCTCGATGGCGTAGCGGATGATCGCGCCCGTCGCCATCCCGACGACGAAGCCCGGGATGCGGTCGAGGCGCTGCAGGGCCTCGTCGGTCCAGGTCATGTGCTCTTCGGCGGTGTAGAGGTCGGGGGCCTGGTACTCGTAGTTGCCGATGAGGACGTTCGTCGGCAGGTAGCGCATCATGTTCTCGGTGTTGCCGCCGATGTCCATCTCGTCGTCGGAGTGGTAGCCGATGCGGCCCATCACGACCAGCGTCGGGTTTACCTCGTTCACGTACTTCATGGTCTGCTCGAAGGGCTTGCCGGCCAGCAGCGTCGTCTTGAGCTCGACGCCCTCGTCCTCGGCTATCTTCTTGGCGACCTCGAGGTGGGCGGTGTAGATCTTGGCGAGCCCGGAGTCGATGATCTCCTCGTGCAGCTTCTCCTGCTCCTTGAACCGGAACACCTTCTGGGCCTTGGAGGAGAGAACGCCCGCTATGGAGTGGAACATCGCGTAGTGGAAGTACGGGTCGAAGACCGAGATGGCCTCGACGGTGCCGCCGAACTCGCGCGCAAGCTCGATGGCCCGCTTGAGGCCGCCGAGCGACTTGGCCGAGCCGTCCACGGCGACGACTATGTGCTCGAAGGGACTACGGTCGAGGTCCTTGACGATCAGGGTGTCCGCCTTGGTGAGGCGGCGGACGACGCGCTCGGTGACCGTGCCGAGGACCGTGTCCTTGACGGCGGCCATGCCCATCGCGCCTATGACGACGAGGTCGAAGTCGTTGTCGTTTACGTCCTCGACTATGACCTTGAAGTTCTTGCCTTCGAGGGAACGACGGACCAACTCCACGTCGTACTTCTCGCAGAGGGGCTCCAGCACGTCGATGTAGGAGTCGGTGATTATCTCCAGGCCCTTGGTTATGAGCTGGTCGTGGATCTTGCGCTGCCGCTTCATCTCGTCTTCGTCCCGGAACTCCTCCGGGAGGCCCGACTCCATCTGTCTGAAGCGGACGTCGTGCATCTTGGCGGCGTAGGCGTGGCAACCCGCGACCCTGCCCCCGAACTGCCGCGCAACGTCGACGCCTATGACGCACGCCTGGTTGGAGTAGTCCGAGTTGTCGACCGGGACGTAGATCTCTTTGTACATTTACCGCTCCCCTTACCGTAAGGACGCCGGACGCGATCTTTTTGACAGGCAGCACAAAAGCGCCGCCTTCCTGTTCGCGTAATGTACCGTTGTAGAGCCTGTACCGCAAATAAAAGCGTTCACACGGCCAAAAACCCGGCCCCGCTGGAAAACCTGCCCCGCCTGCCCGAAGATGGCCGAATTGACCGAAGCAGGGGAGGCCAGCAAAGATGGGCGCCGACGCGATGAAACGGGGCACTAGTAGAAGCGGGGACAGGGGGGCGTACGCGGAAGGAGCGGCCTTCGTCGAAGGCGAGTTCGTGCCGGTGGACGAGGCGCGCATCCCCATCCTCGACTGGGGCTTCCTGCGCTCCGACGCGACCTACGACGTGGCCCACGTCTGGCGGGGGAGCTTCTTCCGCCTGGAGGACCACCTCGACCGCTTCGAGAGGGGAGTGGCGAAGCTGCGCCTGCGCCTGCCCTTCGGGCGGGACCGCATACGCGAGATCCTCGTGGAGTGCGTGCGCCTGAGCGGGTTGCGTGACGCCTACGCGGAGGTCATCTGCACCCGCGGGATACCGAAGCCCGGCTCCCGCGACCCGCGCGACTGCGAGAACCGCTTCTACGCCTTCGTCGTGCCGTTCGTCTGGATCTCCACCCCCGACAAACAGACCCAGGGCCTCCACGCCACCATCAGCCGCGTCGAGCGCATACCGCCAGGCTCGGTCGACCCGACCGTCAAGAACTACCACTGGCTCGACCTCCAGGCCGGCCTCCTCGACGCCTACGACCGGGGCGGGGAGACCGCGATCCTCGTAGACGAGAACGACAACGTCGTCGAGGGACCCGGCTTCAACGTCTTCGCGGTGAAGGATGGCGCCATCGCCACCCCCGACGGCGGCGTCCTGGAAGGCGTCACCCGCAGGACCGTCATGGAGCTGGCCGCGGACCTGAACGTTCGGCTCGAAAGGCGGCCCGTCCCCGCCGAAGAGCTACGCCGCGCCGACGAGGCGTTCGTCACAAGCACTGCCGGCGGCGTGATGCCCGTGACGGCCGTGGACGGTTCGCCGCTGGGCGACGGGAGACCCGGTCCCGTCACCTTGCGGTTGCGCGGGGCGTACTGGGGCCTGCACGAAGACCCCCGCTTCTCGCTCCCGGTCCGCTACGACTGAACCTCCGCGGGCTTCCCGAGGGTTATCGTCCCCAGGGACCCGTCGACCGTCACCTCCTGGCCCGTGATGATGCGGCCGGTGGCGTCCGGTACGCCGACGACGGCAGGTATCCCATACTCGCGGGCGACGATCGCGCCGTGGGACATCGGGCCGCCCATCTCCATGACGAGGCCGCCGGCAGTGAGAAAGAGGGGCGTCCAGCCGGGATCGGTCGAGGGGGCGACCAGGATCTCACCCGGCTCGAGGCCAGCGCCCGCCGGGTCGAGCACGACGCGCGCCGCTCCGACCGCCACGCCCCCGGACGCCGGGGTACCGTTCAAGTCTCCGGTCGTCTTTCCCGGGACCCCCGCGTCCGGCTCGGTGCCGTCCGAGAGCAGGACGCGCGGGATGTGCCTGCGGCGCGTCTCCCTGTCGTGGTCGGCGCGGCGCTCGCGGACCAGTTCGCGCAGGTCTTCGCCCGCGGCGGCGGCCCGCGCCTCGGGCAGCGTGAGGAAGAAGACGTCGTCTGCGTCCTCCAGGCGTCCGGCCTCCGCCAGCTCCCTGCCCACCGGCAGAAGGAGGGACCGGACCCGCGCGAAGAGCAGGATTATGCAGAACTTGGGCATCTCCC carries:
- a CDS encoding trimeric intracellular cation channel family protein; amino-acid sequence: MALYVVDLFGVAVFAISGALTAGRKRMDLFGVLVVAVITAIGGGTVRDLLLDRRPIFWIEDPTYLLVSVLAAAATLAYARFLRPPRYSLLVADAFGLAVFTFIGATTAYEAGVPAPIVVLMGTITGVAGGMMRDVLCSEVPLVLRREVYATAAIAGATVYVLLTNAGVDGAIVALLTISTVFLLRLTALRLDLHIPSPGPKDVENSTSHDERL
- a CDS encoding metallophosphoesterase, producing MPELPEDTVMVFVSDSHIGGDPGCDGFESPAELETLFEELAAFNRPVELILAGDFFDFLQIGDVPEGTNRASLTMSRPEYLDLFDSLKNFRSREGKRVVYLPGNHDAEAWWNPEIQETLKAVGLVDEFAYSYLASMEVGGERRVVYCEHGNQLDPVNVVEDYSDSLDTPLGHHVVMDFTRRVAPYGEVSPGLDLSEIKMVYPLVAIPGWVAGRYFYDFVGKVISYLLLPLLVAYALYRTAAYLLALSQGGGFLGASGELPRIHELFLDLAVFGLVVLLVFAVFFLVIRHVVRRTLNAVSPGKGAQGGGPHYSPAEASRKKIEGIAKGEARPPMAPSLDPATVDVFVSGHTHLPSLHEIERPGGRRCALVNSGCWLRQLQPVSPRLKGPPVFVSKFVLTHVRVMAEDGVLRAELWEKPKPARQRLTRLERLVSLGRRPSQPAPDAKARLLAASELPAWRSTS
- a CDS encoding aldo/keto reductase → MEYRRLGRSGLFVSSLTLGTMTFGGSGPFSKVGSTDVAGATRQVDMCLDAGVNLFDTADIYSSGESEEILGQAISGRRDQLLLATKARFRTDEGPNGAGLSRHHIIRACEESLRRLGTDHIDLYQAHEWDGVTPLEETLEAFDTLVRSGKVRYVGCSNYAGWQLMKALGVSERHGYQRYVSQQIHYTLEAREAEYELLPLSLDQDCGILIWSPLAGGLLSGKYRRDQDAAEGRRFEGWDEPPIRDEARLYDIIDALVEVSEGRGVSAAQVALAWLLGRPGVSSLVVGARTDEQLADNLKAADLKLSDEERKRLDDVSAPPLIYPFWHQLKTASDRLGPADMPLMGPYLD
- a CDS encoding type II toxin-antitoxin system VapC family toxin — encoded protein: MSEVVLDASALLALLQQERGHEEVARVVPSAAMGAVNLSEVAAKLADAGMPEETIREAVGGLGLDIRDFDRELAFRAGMLRPLTKSRGLSLADRACLALGRQLELPVLTTDGAWKDLDLEVEVRLVRPRSQTNK
- a CDS encoding AbrB/MazE/SpoVT family DNA-binding domain-containing protein, with product MSEIKTKLGQGGRLVIPTEYRRRLGLKPGDEVLVRLDEEGLHISTPAQAVARAQALVRRYVPAARNLSDELISERRAQAARE
- the corA gene encoding magnesium/cobalt transporter CorA, translating into MPAVIVDSAIYVDGKRAVEPGSLEEIYDACRSREGIAWIGLYKPTAEEFESVAEEFELHPLAVEDALDAHQRPKLERYGETLFVVLRPARYVDESETVEFGETHVFVGKSFVITVRHSEVPDLSEVRQRLEEDPELLRRGPEAILHAIMDQVVDDYGPVADGLENDIQEIESQVFGGSADVSRRVYELSREVIQFQRAADPLNEVLGALMRGEIIDVDSEVGRYLRDVQDHAQHVSDRLSGYRELLQSILSVNLTLVSLSQNEQVKKISAWAAILFAPTLIGTVYGMNFDHMPELHWLLGYPFALMLMVLTSVLLYFVFKRRGWL
- a CDS encoding PepSY domain-containing protein; translation: MVDRKKLVAGAATVAVLVVGGGAGIAYATGGDAGEQVTGPKAEDAKGAALEAVGGGTVTGVEREDEGGAGLFEVEVRRDDGSQVEVHLDSDHNVIGQEADDDGPNDEDGPGDD
- a CDS encoding 2Fe-2S iron-sulfur cluster-binding protein; this translates as MAKMHKVTFKKSGLTIDVAEDEYILEAAEEAGLTLPYDCRSGTCTTCIQKCLEGEIDQDMAFAIGDEELEKGLRLICIGSPLSDVVLDA
- a CDS encoding universal stress protein, which encodes MYKEIYVPVDNSDYSNQACVIGVDVARQFGGRVAGCHAYAAKMHDVRFRQMESGLPEEFRDEDEMKRQRKIHDQLITKGLEIITDSYIDVLEPLCEKYDVELVRRSLEGKNFKVIVEDVNDNDFDLVVIGAMGMAAVKDTVLGTVTERVVRRLTKADTLIVKDLDRSPFEHIVVAVDGSAKSLGGLKRAIELAREFGGTVEAISVFDPYFHYAMFHSIAGVLSSKAQKVFRFKEQEKLHEEIIDSGLAKIYTAHLEVAKKIAEDEGVELKTTLLAGKPFEQTMKYVNEVNPTLVVMGRIGYHSDDEMDIGGNTENMMRYLPTNVLIGNYEYQAPDLYTAEEHMTWTDEALQRLDRIPGFVVGMATGAIIRYAIEKGYTVITTGVIDEVIKSILPPGAMESMRAIGDQMREAEAMGEEKPIDSLFKDFDERTADKANGNSATNGKANGNGHKNGNGEVTKDEILEAGRGGFGKSEDQGDIEGVSADVQDEIHRAAQGQDRFECDVCRYVAKGKPARCPVCGSGPTHFHAVDAEIATTAGDETMNLSEVYDGRELHWTEDATALLDSLEEWQEKRRVRARVEKSALKKGYSTITREYVEQQYREETGREAPEVKSGGCPVSHAKEQVQETTGAKCPIDHSAFQKAGALVPEGGSKEFTWTQEAIDRLDRAPKGFMRNISRNMTEKLARERGVTHIDLPLVEDSLSGARTTMEDVITGKVSIADLAKDTGEKIEAENGEAPHPPMTVTMICGTCGEEMEGIQPPEECPVCGAPGEEFEQR
- a CDS encoding aminotransferase class IV, producing MGADAMKRGTSRSGDRGAYAEGAAFVEGEFVPVDEARIPILDWGFLRSDATYDVAHVWRGSFFRLEDHLDRFERGVAKLRLRLPFGRDRIREILVECVRLSGLRDAYAEVICTRGIPKPGSRDPRDCENRFYAFVVPFVWISTPDKQTQGLHATISRVERIPPGSVDPTVKNYHWLDLQAGLLDAYDRGGETAILVDENDNVVEGPGFNVFAVKDGAIATPDGGVLEGVTRRTVMELAADLNVRLERRPVPAEELRRADEAFVTSTAGGVMPVTAVDGSPLGDGRPGPVTLRLRGAYWGLHEDPRFSLPVRYD